The DNA segment AAAAAGCAGTCtgtcacactttttttcttttatttttttttaactgatttcttTCTTATAGTTTTTCATGCTGTTAGCAATTGAAATCCATACATATTCTGCCTCTTATCTCGATGAAATCCTTTTCTGTAGGTGGACAAACATATTCGCAGACTGGATGCTGATCTTGCAAGATTTGAAAATGAATTGAAGGAGAAACTGGAAGTGAGTGGTTATGAAAGCACCGATGGAAGAGCACTGAAAAGTAGGTTGGAGTAATTGAAAACATTTCAGCAGAAAACAATGAAGACCAGTGACTGGGTATTTATAAACATGAATGTTTAATGCAGAAGCAGAGTCCAGGGGGCTCCGGGAGAAACGTGGGTCTAGGGGAAGAGGAAGGAAAGGTTCTGATGAAGACTCTCCCCGAAAGAAGATAAAGAAAAACAGGTAACTTGGTACTGGTGGATTAGTCAAGAAAAGAGCTTTCTTGACTCCATGAAAGTTAATGATAGACAGATAATGTCTTCAGAATGTGcactttaacacatttattattattataaacgtCATCATCCACGCTCAttgtattttgtgctgtgttttagCCCAGACTTGAGTGACGCTCTCCTGCCTATGCAGCCATCAGATGTTCTGGACATGCCAGTTGATCCGAATGAACCTACATATTGCCTGTGCCATCAGGTGTCCTATGGAGAGATGATTGGATGTGATAATCCTGATGTATGTTTTCATggtgtttttcttcaattttcgttctttttttttttaataagaactCATTTGAGGTTAGAAATTCAAAATACTCATATTGTTTTCTGTTCTTGTTTTCAGTGTCCAATTGAGTGGTTTCACTTTGCTTGTGTAGATCTCACCACAAAACCCAAAGGAAAATGGTAAGAGTCCAACTCTCCAGATGTTGTTTTTGAAGACATTTCATTACTAATATAAATGGAACATGAAACCCCTCAGTACCttaacatgtttttcttttcatgtctCAAATTTCTCAGGTTTTGTCCAAGATGCACCCAGGACaggaagaaaaaataagatttatATTCATAAATGCTTAACTAATAATGTATTTTTGGTGTAGCTTAATAGTgtaacatatataaatatatatatttcagttacaaatACTCTTTATAGAAATGATGGATCGTACAACTTTGTTTTAAGTCCCAATCCAGATTCGGAGTACACTTGTGGCACAATTATTCCCCTTTTATTGACTTAATCTGATAGTTCACCTGTGTATTTGTCTACTCTGGGTAAATTGGACTTGACAATAGAGTTAAGTAGCACAAATTATTACAAAGTCATGAAGTGTATAATAGTGCAGAAATCTTGGATTGTGGCTTTAGGATACTTGAATTGTcaatttatatataattttttttttcttttaaagaaaTGAACAGCCTGCTGAGAATTTACAATTTTTAGAAAACATCTAATTCCTCaccagaacagagacagtaagaggaattttgtttcatattttcatTTACCTACCTCCTTAAGGAATACATCAGCACTGCATACATGACTGCAATTGatactggtgtaaaatgtttttgattagctgaaaccaaacaaacaaaatcatgtAAATTCAGTCtttactgatatttttttaaACTGCGACCTTTTTGAATGTATTGTGGTACTAATGGTCAGTCAGTCAGTGTCTCTTGTCAACTGAATGAGGTATTTAAGCACTTTGAAAGAAATTTTCCCCTGAAGAGGTTTGATACTGCAGGCTTGGTTTTATTCTAGTTTGTCTCATTTAAAACTTTGCCATAGTATGTCACTTCAAAccatatgaatatatatatatattttgtataaTATGAGACAATATtttgtggacagttttttttccaaagatatatTTGTTGTTGTATTACTTACTGGTgaaagtcaaattttatttaataGGATTTTAGCATCTTCTTTCATATTCAACTGTGAATATCACTCATTTAGGTGTAAGCCACAAATAAAGAGCCAAAGTCTTTGTATTTTGTAAATTcagtattttttaacaaataaatatACATTATTCCACTATGCATTGCATCTCAAGTCTTTCATTGCAGTTCTAGCTAATAAATGTAAAGTATATTAGAAAAAACAGTACAGCCACTAACGTGCAGACACCTTGATGGGCAGAAGGTGTTTGTAAACAAACACTGGTGTGGCCTGTTCACCTAAGTCATTAAAGTCTTTTTTTAAGCTCTGTGATGGTATGTTTAAATGGAAATTAAAAATGATCACCCTGTGTTTTCATTGTTATCTCAGAGAGGAATATTTGACAGTTTGTGAAATACACATCCAGAGCTCTAAAATCCATCATCAGACTCCTCATCCCAGCTGCACTTTTCTCTAGTCTCCACATTGAAATCTACTTCCACGTCATAAACAAAGTCAGGATCATCTTTGTGCCTCCGGTTCTTTTCAAAGAGTTCATCCATTTGCCCCTTTTTTCGGGCCAGTTCCTCATCGTCCAGTTTGTTCAGGTCCTCATCGGGGTCCAGGCGGAATGAGGAGAGGCTGTAGTCCAAGCTAAAGCCCTGCAAGTGATCCCGTAGGATTACATGAAGCCTCTCCAGCTGGCTCTGGGACACACCCTCCAAGTAGTCCCTGTGGCGAGGGTGGTTCTTCAGCCTTTCAGCTGCCATGCTATAGTCTACAGATTAAGGAGAACAGGCTCAAAGTCAGAAAAGCATTTACACTGAAACAGTAAGTAGAACCAAATGTATGTGGCCCTATCTGAAGAATTAGCTATGGGAATGGAAATAAGCAAAAGTAGTAGTGGTATATATGTAAAGTGGGAAGTTATCTAGACTTACCCGAATATTTTGAAAAGTTCCGCACAGGTATGATTCTTTTTCGTACCTTGTTGGTTTCCTTGTTTTCATAAATCAGTACTATAGAGGGGGGACTGAACTGCACCCCACATCGCTTTGCCACAAAACTCATCTTTTGTTAATTTTCCCTGCAGAAAACTTAGTTGAAACTGATTTTTGTAAAGTTTAGCATTAAATACCAAATCATTTCGACAACAGAAAGTAATGTGGCATGTGTTTATTCTACACAGCAGCCCAAATTAACAGGTTTAGTGCAACTAAGCTAGCTGCTTCAGGACTGTCTAACCGTTGCCTGGGTACCATGGCGTCGGAGTCGGTCCTTCTGACTTCGTCAAATCCTGcgcaaatttactcaatattttgaaataaaactgtaatttctataaattatgacaataaaATATATACTTATTTTGTCTCAAAGTACCTTCCTTTAAGTGATTTTCACGTAAGAGCACTCAAATAGTTTCCGTTTTCGCTTTCTAGTCTGGCATATTTATGGATTCCTCAAACTACAAAAGGGTCCTTCAACATCTTTTCCGTCAACAGTTGAATGAACGGCGCAGAGAGACTGATAGGCTACGAAATACTATTATAGTTCAACGTTATTAATTTGATGTATTTTATGGTGTTATCTGTGTTGGTGTATTTATCAACATGTCATTGTTTAGTGGAAAATGGTAAGCTTGTTGTTGTGAGACCTGGATAAGACTGATTTGTTTTAAGATAGAACAAAACTTTGGGCACTTCCTGAAAATGTTTTTCTGAACGTCAATTTTCATCCTAACAATTAAGTGAAAGGGATAAGGTTTTCAGTCATATATCTTTTTGAGCAGTCTTTTATCACTGTTAAAGAAAGCTACACAGTTATATGCTTATTTTCTCGTCCATACGTTTTCATCCTTGATTTATGTTCCTAATTTTATCCATGACCTCTTCAGGAGAAAAAGATCGAAggagtaaatgaatgaatgtagtcATATACTTAAAATGTCTGCTTTATCTAGCCTGACCCAATACAACGTATATTTTTGCAGATAACTGTGGATTTTTGAAGTGGCTTGACACCACATCTGTGTCAGTGGAGATCATCAAAAAAGGTTTTCACAGGTATAGTCACGGGTTATTCTTGAATGGATGGATAACCAATTCCTCAAGGCTAAGTGAAGACTGAAGAATAAGTGATCTCTAATGCATTTTTAGGGACCTGGTAATGACTGTCCAGCTCCAGCCTGATGGGCTAACAGATGTCAAAGTTTTGTTGATTCATAACTGGCCCAGAGGTGTCTACATTGATCCATATCAACTTGCATCTTTGAGTGATCAACATAATTGGCAGGTAAAGATAATTTTTTACAAATATGTTGTTACCTCTATATTAATAAAACTATGTCCATTAACATCTTTTTAAATTACCTTTGTAAGATACTACTAGATTCAACCATTGACCTTGAGGCACCAGCTCACAAATCTTCAGGATTTGTCACCTACTTGTATCCCATCATGGATGGACCAACTTCTGTATGGCAAAACATTTCTATTCCAATACATGGTCGCTACCAGAAACCTTCCTTTAGTGGGACAGGATTTACATCTGTCGGTATAGAACTTCCACAGCTATTGCTTCGTAATGAAAAATGTAAGTGTAACACaaccatgttttctgttctgtactTGTATTTGTCCATATTATCAAAAATAATTAACCATACTTAAACTTATGCATATCATAACAAACCTTCATGTTAAGAGACCTACATTTTTCCTCCTTCATAATGTGATTACCATACTGTTTATATGAGCTGTGACTGACAGAGTTCAGACTTAATCCTCTGAAGACAAAATGTTAACATAACCAATGATCATTTTAATCAAGATTATCTTAATTAGAAATGAATTACATAATACATTTCCAACTTACTTTTTAAAAAGTTACTTTTGACTCGTAAGCCAATTGCCAGTAATATTATTACAAAAAGCCAATATCACTGGCAGTGAAGTTCAAGTATAATCTTTGTGgaaatttgtttttgttatgaTTTTATCCTTGACTGTATTGCAGATTATAATGAATGTAGTACAAAACATTtaactcattattattatcaacTTGCAACTCTTTTTATATATGCTAATAGTATAAAATTGGACAGCACATGCATTCATTCACttatttaagaatatttaaaatTCTAGTACTTCTGGAGTTTCAAACTCGTTATCAGAAAGTAAACAGCACTACAACATTCAGTCAAAATCCTTCAGTTTGTGAAATTAATATGATAAAGCatgtcaaaaatataaaaaatatgggagtattacagtttaataacttGCAGCACATTGTCAGACATAAAGTTATGTATTTAAGGCCctttgttgtaattttttttacaaacataaaATAAACCTGATGGCCTTCACTCACACATGCCTTGTGTGCTTAGCCTTTAAAATTGTAGATGTTGATACATCATGTATTTATTCCATTTTAAAACCCTTTTTTTTGCTCCTAAGGTACTCAGCTCAACAAGTTAGAGCCTCATACTGTTGTGGATGCCCCCTGCACTGCTGACAACTCAACCACATGTGCCTGGGTTAAAATTCAGAATCAGAAGGTGGTTTTCTTTAAATCTTTCAAATAAAATTTATATCCCATTTtacatttttgctttttaattaaAAATCTGTTTGTTTCATGTAGGGACATGGCCGTGTGAATTTACAGTTTCCTGTTGGGGACGAGTCTTTTGCGATGCCTGTCTGTGGTGGAACTCTTCTTGTCACGCTGATCTGCTGTGTGGCTCTGTCTACATATGCATGGAAACATCAAATCACCAATGGTCACCATACATGAATCAGTGGAAGCCAT comes from the Sphaeramia orbicularis chromosome 4, fSphaOr1.1, whole genome shotgun sequence genome and includes:
- the pigx gene encoding phosphatidylinositol-glycan biosynthesis class X protein isoform X1 — encoded protein: MYFMVLSVLVYLSTCHCLVENDNCGFLKWLDTTSVSVEIIKKGFHRDLVMTVQLQPDGLTDVKVLLIHNWPRGVYIDPYQLASLSDQHNWQILLDSTIDLEAPAHKSSGFVTYLYPIMDGPTSVWQNISIPIHGRYQKPSFSGTGFTSVGIELPQLLLRNEKCTQLNKLEPHTVVDAPCTADNSTTCAWVKIQNQKGHGRVNLQFPVGDESFAMPVCGGTLLVTLICCVALSTYAWKHQITNGHHT
- the ing5a gene encoding inhibitor of growth protein 5a; the protein is MATAIYLEHYLDSIENLPCELQRNFTLMRDLDNRTEEKKGEIDKLAEEYIVNVKNLASEQRVEHLQKIQSAFSKCKEFSDDKVQLAMQTYEMVDKHIRRLDADLARFENELKEKLEVSGYESTDGRALKKAESRGLREKRGSRGRGRKGSDEDSPRKKIKKNSPDLSDALLPMQPSDVLDMPVDPNEPTYCLCHQVSYGEMIGCDNPDCPIEWFHFACVDLTTKPKGKWFCPRCTQDRKKK
- the pigx gene encoding phosphatidylinositol-glycan biosynthesis class X protein isoform X2, which codes for MTVQLQPDGLTDVKVLLIHNWPRGVYIDPYQLASLSDQHNWQILLDSTIDLEAPAHKSSGFVTYLYPIMDGPTSVWQNISIPIHGRYQKPSFSGTGFTSVGIELPQLLLRNEKCTQLNKLEPHTVVDAPCTADNSTTCAWVKIQNQKGHGRVNLQFPVGDESFAMPVCGGTLLVTLICCVALSTYAWKHQITNGHHT
- the cep19 gene encoding centrosomal protein of 19 kDa, translating into MSFVAKRCGVQFSPPSIVLIYENKETNKVRKRIIPVRNFSKYSDYSMAAERLKNHPRHRDYLEGVSQSQLERLHVILRDHLQGFSLDYSLSSFRLDPDEDLNKLDDEELARKKGQMDELFEKNRRHKDDPDFVYDVEVDFNVETREKCSWDEESDDGF